CTCCCTGGGGCAGAGGGCTGTAGAGCTCCAATACTTCTCCCCTCACCAGAGACCCTCAGACATCTACCCAGAGTTTTCTTTCTCCCCAGCGATCCACTCTGCTCAGAACCCACAACCCCTCTGGCTCGTCCCAGCCCTTCCcccccttgcccctccctccctcccatccggGGGGTGATTTCCCACTTGGCTCAAGGCCCACGGTTTGGGTTTTGATTCCCGGAGGGTCCGCCCTATTTCCGACGCCCACctccgggggtggggtggagggagcgAGCCCGAGTTAGGGAGGCACCGGTCAGATCACAGGCGGGATCGTTCCACTTGGCGGATGTGGGGGCAAAAAGGGGCGCACCGAGGAGAGGAGCACCCAGCCGCCCCAGCTCTCTCCCCAGTCTGCACCTCCTCTCACCCCCCTCTCCGCTGCGGGAGTCAGGGAGGGGaccctgagggcagggcccaAAGGAAGCACCTGGCTGGGCCGAGCCGGGAAGCGGAGGGTGGGCAGCAGCGCGGGGGGCCAGGGAGGAAGGGGGTCGGGCCGAGCGTCTCACGCGGCCACGCCGCCGCACCCTCGCCCTAGCCCGCCGCTGGGCTCCGGGGAGGCCGCCACTGGCCTGCTGCGTCCCCTGCCGCGCCAGCTGCAGCCAGCTGTGGCCAGCTGCGCTCCGCGGGCCCTAGACGCGCGTCCGCGGCTCGCCCGCCCCCTACGGCGGGCCGTCCCtccgcagccccgcccctggccccgccccttgCGATGCGCCGCGGGGAGCAGGCGAGACGGCGGGGCTAGAGAGCCCGTTCCGGCCGAGCGGCACAGCCGGAAGTGCCTGGTTTGGGCTTGCGCTCGCGCTACCAACTTCCGGGCCGGGACTCTTACCTCGAGCTACTGCGCAGACCGCGTCGCCGGGAGCCCAGCCGGTCAGGTGAGAGGCACGCAAGCGCGCTCCACGGCGCCTTGGCGGTGGCTGGTCCTGGGGGCGAGGACGGGCCCCGGCCTGGGCGAGGAGTGCGCCGGCTTCAGGCTCAGCCCCTCCTCTTCTTCGCAGGATGATCACAGACGTACAGCTCGCCATCTTCGCCAACATGCTGGGCGTGTCGCTCTTCCTGCTTGTCGTTCTCTATCACTACGTGGCCGTCAACAATCCCAAGAAGCAGGAATGAAAGTGGCGCTTTCTCCGCCCCAGGTAACGGTCCGGGGCAGTAGCGCCCAGCCCCCGGAGAGTGGAGTGGCGAGGCCGCGCCAGGGCCTGCAGGGTTCGAAACTTCAAATCAGAAAGTGTCGGGCCAAGCATGATACAGTCCAGAACTGAGCCCCCTTATCCGCACACGGTAGGGAGTGCCCTTCAGTGCCCTGCCCTCTACCCGTTAAACTGCTCCCTGCTAGAACGGGGGCGAGTTTCCTAATCCTTCTCAGCCCCCGTCTTCATGGTACCCCGATGCCCAAGTTGGGGGTTTGGATACAAGGAGGCACTGACACCAGTAGGAATAAAGGTGCTGAGGATGCTGTCTATCCAAGTATGAGGATTTGGGCTCTTCCCTTAAGTAGCCCTCACTTCTCTAAGGTTGTTTAGGCTTTTATTTAGGCagaatgtgcgtgtgtgtgtgtgtgtgtgtatgtggttgtAAAGATGGAGAATTCTATTTCTGTGTTCTGGGGCAAGAGGCACTGAGTGACGGGTTGGCTACTGTAGACCCAAGTCCTAGAGAGaggcgggggtgtgggggagcTTTAAGTGTGGGTCTGAAATGTAAAGGGGGAACAGGCTGGATGGGAGTTGATGCCTGAAGGATTTCTCCAGAGGAAAGTTGCAGTATTTTCCTTACCTTGGgtctttccccctcttttctaGGGTTCCAGGACATAGTCTGAGGCAAGATGGAGGGTATGAGGGGCCTTCCCACTTCACTTCATCCCTCTACCCATCACAACATACAAAGCAACTACACCTGGATTTTTCCAAACAACTTTTATTTCCTCAAAGTCTTCCTTAACCCTATGGAACAAGAAGCTGCCACTGAGTAGGGCCCAGTATAGGGGATTTCTTTTCTACTCCCTCCccccaatataaaaatatagatatatattttttgtggtCCCAAAATCttgtgctgggggggggggatggggtagcaGGTTCCTGCTTTGTCCTGTCTCAAGGTGATGCTCTGCGATGCCTCAGAACAGCGTGGCTGGCATCCAAGAAGTTATGGTTGTCACATGGAATCAACAGCTGAGGGAGGGGACTAGCACATTCCTCACTGCGTTCCCCATCTTGGGGCTATATCCTGGACATCAAGGTTGAGGCATCAGACCCGGGGGGAGACAGTGAGTGGAGGAGATTTAGGGACAAAACAAACCTCAGGTTGGGCCAAGGGCCCCCCGCTGTAACAAATCCGGGACTGGGAGTCAGACAGACTACAGGAAATAGAAAAGGCAGGGGCAGAGCGGGGCCGTGGGGGCCCGGCCTGAAGCAGCCTgcaacagagaagagagaggaatcaGGGTTTTGAAAACTCTGCCCCTCTTTTTGCCTGTTTGCCAGGGGATGGGAGAGATGAGATGGGTAAGGATAGAGAGATTGAGTACTGCACAGTGGGCTGATGCTGGA
This region of Vulpes vulpes isolate BD-2025 chromosome 8, VulVul3, whole genome shotgun sequence genomic DNA includes:
- the OST4 gene encoding dolichyl-diphosphooligosaccharide--protein glycosyltransferase subunit 4, translating into MITDVQLAIFANMLGVSLFLLVVLYHYVAVNNPKKQE